AGTTGTATCATCTTTATTATGGTCTAAAATATAACATTCTATTTTATATGTTCCTTTCTTAGTAGGACTAATATAGCTTTCTACTATGAAGTCATAATGATTAGTAGATTTAAACTTAGGTTTACTCATAACTAATAAATGATTACAACTTTTCTCAATATTACTTACTAAATATTCAGTAATTTCTTTTAAATCTAATTCCATTTTAATTTCCTTAAATCAAAGTCTTTTAATTTCATTTTAAATCCTTTAAAAATTCTTTCACTTCTTCAAATGCTTTTTGAAGTGGGTATGAGCCACTAAAATAAAAATTGTTTTTATTGCTATTTTCAAATTCTCTAAGCAAAGCTTTAAGCTCTTTTTTGCTCACAAAATAGCAAAGTCCTCTTTCGTATTTATACTTTTTTAAAACAAAGCCATTTTTCTTTGCAAAATTAATCAAAGCAGCCCTTCTTTCGCTAAAAGGGACGATTGCACTAAGTCTTGTTTTAGAAAGGCAACTCTTCATCATCTTCGCTCACTTCGATATATTTACTTTCCTTTTTTTCTATAGAATAAGGGTCATAACTTTGTTTTTCTTTTGGGGTGATTTTTTGCGTTTGATTGTTCGCTAAAGCTTTATGTTTTGGCTTAAAATAATGTATGCTTGAGGCTTCTTTATTTTCTTTGAATTCTTCTAGACTTTGCATTTTGATATTAAAAATCCTATCTAAAAAGATTTTATTTTGAATTTCGCCGTTTTTGTTTGTATATTCCTCAGTGCTAAAACCTAAAATCAAAGGCTTATTAACAAGCTCATTAAGATAAGTTACTTCTAGCTTATCATTAAAAACATTCTCGCTTCCTTTATCACTATAATTAAACTCTTCAACGCCTAAAAGTATCATCATAGCGTTTAATTGTCTAAAGCCTAAATAGTTTTCATTTTCGCCGTTTTTGTTAATATAACTGCTATTATTATTCTTTGCGACAAAAAGATTAAAAGTGGCTAATTTGTTTTCTTTTCTTGTTAAAAACTCAAAACAAATAAAGGTATTCATTCCACCATCATTTGCCATTTTTTCATATAAAAAGGCTTTGCGGAAAACTCCGCTATAAAGCCCACCTTCGTTTAAATACTCTACACTTGGGGCATAATTAGCCACATCATAACTTGCTTTAAATGCTGGTAACATTATTTATCTCCTTAATATTTTTTTCCATTTTTCTTCGTATTCATCGCGGTTTTGCCAATAGTCTAATTTAGAATTAAATTTATCTTTTATATCTTTGTAAATAAAAAAATCATTTGCTTTTTCTAATTTGTAATTTTTCACTGAAACACTTTCAGCAAATAACATATATTCCCATTTTCTAAAGCAAACAATATCATAATCCTTAGCTAAGATTTTTCTAAGTTCTATAAGCTCATCTACGCTAAGCTTTCTTTTAAAACTTAACTGCTTTTTCTTTTCTAAGTCGTATTTAAGGGCTTTGATTTTATTCTCATATTTTTCCTTTTGCTGTGCCAATTGAGATTTGTAACCGATTTTTTGGTGATGGTTTAAAGAATTTAGTCTTTGATTTTCACTGGATAAGGCTTTAAATCTCGCTTTTTCTTTTTCTTGTTCTAGACTTCTAAGCTTTTCTTTCATTTGATAAAAAGCAAAAACTAAAACTTTTTTAGCGTTTCTTACACTTTCGCTATTTTTCATATAAGTTAAAAGTAGCGTTGCTTGTTGTTCGTTTAAGAAATAAATCTTTTTGTTAGTCTTTGCTATTTTTTGAAGTTCAAAGCCTAGTTCCCCAAAACATTCTAAATCTTGCTTGTAATTTCTTATAAGTCTTTGTATGGAATTTATATCTACTTTAGATATTGTAGAAATTTTATTTTGGTCTGTAACTAAACCGCCATTTAAAGAATAAACTAAATCATTCATAATATAATCCTTTTTCAATGTTTAATTATTGAAATAATATTATATTAAGAATGATTTGTCAATACTATTTAATTATTTTTCATAAAAATAATAATGATATAGCATTGAAATTAGATTAACGCTCGGATTTTAAATCCGTTCGTTTTTAATATCATCAATAAAAAGATACATTATATACTGGTTTAAAGACACTCCAGCTTTTTCAGCTTTTTTTTCTAGTTTGTCTTTTAGCTCATTTGGAATTTTAATCTGTAAATTATAACTTCCTTTACTTTCTTTCTCTTCTGCCATATTACTCCTTTCTTTAAATTTTTGAATTTTATCAAAAAGTGCTTTAAATTTTAAGCACTTTTATTCTCTAAAAAACCCTTTAAGGCATTTTCTAAAAGCTCATCATCATTTAAAAAATCTTTGATTCTGTTCTCATCTAGCTTTGTAAAAGATGCAAACTCTCTCATTTCATCTTTTTTAAGCCCTAAATTTTCAAGCTTAATCATCAAGCTTTCTTTATCTTGCTTTAATTCATTAGCTTTGTTTTGAATTTGGTTTTTTTTGCTTTCAAGTGCGTTAAGATTTTTATTTGAAAAATCATAATTTTCATTATCAAGGCTGATTAAATTATCCAAAACATCACTTTTGATAAAATAATTAATATGCTTTATCGCTCTTCTTATTGCCGATTTTCTAGCCATTTCTTCGGGGAATTCTTTATAAACTCCACCTTTTGAAAAGGTTTTTCCTTTAATAATTTCAAGCTGTTCTTTGTTTAAAATTTCAGCTTTTCTATAAAGCAAATTCCCATTTTTAATAATAGAAATTAAAGCATAAGCCCCATTAATAGAATTATCAAGCGGATTTTTGCTTATGCTTAAGCTATCGATTTCATTTTCGGTTAAAAGCGTTATTTTTGCATTTTGTGGTAAAGTATCACTTTTAACTATAACTTCATAGCCACGCTTTAAAGCTTCATTGATAGCTACTTTTACAAGCCCCATATAACTTGGCACTATGTTTATATCATTCCCCATAGGATAGATATAAAAATCATTATTAAGTGTGCTAAGTCCTGCATTTACTAGATTTTTAATCTTTAAAAAAGATACGGTTTGATTATCTCTTAAAACTTGCATAACCTTATTATCAGGCGTGTTAAATTTCTCATTTATTAATCTTAACTCATTCTCAAGCTTTTCATCTAGCAAAAAATTAACATTGCTTTCATTTTTACTTAGTTCTGTATTTGTTTCTAAACTCACAATTTCTTTACTCATTTTATGCTCCTTTAACGCACCAGCTTACGCTTTGTTTTTTGTATTCTTGTGGAATTTCTAGCTTTTTAAATTCTAAAAAGCCTTTATAATCAATGCTAGTTCTAGTTTGTGGATAAACTTTGACACCTAAGCAAGATATTTTTTCACCATTTGCTAAGTCTATAAATTCTTTTTTGGTAAGTTCAAGCTTTTCTTTAATAGGCTTAATCGTTTCTTCTAAGCGGATAATTTCTAATGCCAAATTTCTAGCTTTTTCAATCTCTAGCTCTTTATAATCATCTTTTTTAGCCTTTTTTCTTTCACTTTCGGCTATCTTTTCAATATTTGGTGCTAATTCTTTTAATTTTGGCACTTGATGTTTTGCAAAGCTTTCATCTAATAACACTTTGCAGTCTACATACTCTCCACTTTCATTCATCGCGCCAAAAATAGCGTATTTTGCACCGCTTACAAAGAGTTGAAACTGGACTTGAAAATAATATTTTTCACTTGGTTTTTGAAATTCTAAGATCTGATTATATTCGCTATTAGAATACTTAAACTCATAAATCACACCGCTTTCATCTATGCCATCAAGTGAAGCCATAAATAAAGGCTCATCAATGCTTTGTATAACCATAGGCTTAATATCTGTAAAATACTTAAATTCAGCTATTGCTCTTATTGAGTTTTCTAATTCTAAGCCATTTTTCATTTTTTCTTTTGTAAAGTCATTTGCTTCCAAAAAAGGATTGTAAGCACCTTTAGCTTTTAGTAAAAAAGGCACTATACTTGCTGAAATTTTATCCTTTCTAAACTCTAACCACTCATCACTACCTTGTTCTAAATTTATGATTTTGTAATTCATTTTAAACCGCCTTTTTAAAATCTTTTGGTTTTTTCTTTAAGTAATACCAAGTATTCCTACTTTCTTTATTTCTAACTGTTTCGATGATAAAACCTGCTTTTCTAAAATCGCATATATAAGCACCTAGCCTTGTTGTTATCCTTGCGTCGATACAATAAAAATTATCCACGCAACCCTTACTTAAAAGTATGTTTAAAACTCTTCTTTTTTGACTTTGTGAAGTAACCATTTTTAACCTTTCTAGTTTAAATTTAAAGCCGCTAAAACAATGTAAGGGGCTAAAAAAATGATAAATAGCATTAAAGCTAAAAGCCATTTTGAGATGAGCTTAAGTATTCTTTTTCTCATAATCAAGCCTTTCAATCTCTAAAAGTTCGCAACGCATTTTGTATTTGTTGAGTTCTTGTTTTACTTTTTTGTAGTCGCTGATGAATTTTTTATAATCTTGCTTTGATAAGCTAATATTTACTTCATCATTTAAAATCAAACCTTTCATTGATACTCCTTTTAAAATTTCTTAAAAGAGGCAATAGGAGTTTTTTAAACAAAAGGAATGTTAATCAAGGATAAGACTAAGTTTAGTGCATGGCGTTTGCTATTGCCTCATTTAAGAAATTTGTGTTTTCTGTCGTTTTTAAAGTGCAAGAAAACTTTTAAAAATAGCACTATAAACAATAATTCTAAGCCAAGTTTGTGGATAACTCGCTAACCCTTCCGCTATAATTATTGCTATTGTTTTATCCGAAATAAATTCGTATAAAACCGCTTTACTAAAGCCCCCGTCCCACTTTGTGGGTAAAGCAAAAGCAAAGAAAAGAACATTAGCAATAAAGCTTAATTTCCAAGCGGTCAAAAGCTTAAGAAAGTCCTTTTTAAAGGACTTGTTAAACCTTTAAACCCTTTCGTATTTAAAATTGAGTTTTTCATAAGGGTTGTTTTGCTCTAAAAAATCATAAATCATATTTGCTATAAGGGCTGATTTTTCAAGCGTTTCGCCGTTGATGATATCTTCGTTATCTCTGCCTTCATCT
This genomic interval from Campylobacter sp. CCS1377 contains the following:
- a CDS encoding YlcI/YnfO family protein, encoding MAEEKESKGSYNLQIKIPNELKDKLEKKAEKAGVSLNQYIMYLFIDDIKNERI
- a CDS encoding Rha family transcriptional regulator — protein: MNDLVYSLNGGLVTDQNKISTISKVDINSIQRLIRNYKQDLECFGELGFELQKIAKTNKKIYFLNEQQATLLLTYMKNSESVRNAKKVLVFAFYQMKEKLRSLEQEKEKARFKALSSENQRLNSLNHHQKIGYKSQLAQQKEKYENKIKALKYDLEKKKQLSFKRKLSVDELIELRKILAKDYDIVCFRKWEYMLFAESVSVKNYKLEKANDFFIYKDIKDKFNSKLDYWQNRDEYEEKWKKILRR
- a CDS encoding helix-turn-helix domain-containing protein, with the translated sequence MVTSQSQKRRVLNILLSKGCVDNFYCIDARITTRLGAYICDFRKAGFIIETVRNKESRNTWYYLKKKPKDFKKAV
- a CDS encoding recombinase RecT, which gives rise to MSKEIVSLETNTELSKNESNVNFLLDEKLENELRLINEKFNTPDNKVMQVLRDNQTVSFLKIKNLVNAGLSTLNNDFYIYPMGNDINIVPSYMGLVKVAINEALKRGYEVIVKSDTLPQNAKITLLTENEIDSLSISKNPLDNSINGAYALISIIKNGNLLYRKAEILNKEQLEIIKGKTFSKGGVYKEFPEEMARKSAIRRAIKHINYFIKSDVLDNLISLDNENYDFSNKNLNALESKKNQIQNKANELKQDKESLMIKLENLGLKKDEMREFASFTKLDENRIKDFLNDDELLENALKGFLENKSA
- a CDS encoding YqaJ viral recombinase family protein is translated as MNYKIINLEQGSDEWLEFRKDKISASIVPFLLKAKGAYNPFLEANDFTKEKMKNGLELENSIRAIAEFKYFTDIKPMVIQSIDEPLFMASLDGIDESGVIYEFKYSNSEYNQILEFQKPSEKYYFQVQFQLFVSGAKYAIFGAMNESGEYVDCKVLLDESFAKHQVPKLKELAPNIEKIAESERKKAKKDDYKELEIEKARNLALEIIRLEETIKPIKEKLELTKKEFIDLANGEKISCLGVKVYPQTRTSIDYKGFLEFKKLEIPQEYKKQSVSWCVKGA